The genomic region cttctctgtattgttctaattttagtatatgtgctgctgaagcaagCACCACCTCcctttgtaaaaaagaaaaacagctgttTTTCAGTGGAATAATTATGTGTGCATGATACTTCTGCCCAGAGGTAATATAGGATACTCTCACTTTGttcgtttttttaaaattttctttatttatttatttgagagtttcgctcttgttacccaggctggagtacaatggcaggatctcagctcactgcaacctacacttcccgggttcaagtgattcccctgcctcagtctcccaagtagctgggattacaggcatgcaccatcacattcggctaattttgtattttcagtagagatagggtttcactatgttggtcagtctggtctcgaactcctaacctcaggtgatccactgtcttggtctcccagagtgctgctgggattacaggcgtgaaacactGTGTctagccttatttttatttttatttttttcaagtagagatgacatttcaccatgttggccagactggtcttaaactcctgacttcaagtgatctgcccgcctcggcctcccaaagttctgggattataggcgtgagccactgtgcctggctgcccagccttattttttattttttatttttggagacagaatctcactctgtcgcccaggctggtcttgaactcctgagctcagacaatctgcctgcctcggcctcccaaagtgctggaataacagcaggcgtgagctaccacagcCCGCCAGAATACTCTCATTTTAACAGATGCTGGTAGTTTGATGTGGTAGAGCTCTTTTGTCGTTGAAGATTTTTAATGGAAACATTAGAGATTTTGTGAACCGTGTTTGAGATTTAGGAGAACCATTATAATCGCTTTTACCTGTGTTGCTGAAGGAAGATAAAGTAGACTCTCCGGGTCTCATCGTGGTACTCTTTCCTCCCTGCTCGTCACACTGCAGTAACTGCAGTGCCTGGTATAGCAGTGGCCAGTGGGGCATTGTAGGGTGACTCACCAGCTCTCCTGGGAGGTGTCTCTTCTCACTTGATGCACTCAGGTCAGCTTGGCTGGGCAGGGACATGAGTTCTTATACCTCAGGCAGATGAGGACTCATGGACACAGAGCAACCTTATTTCCTCTTGCCATACTTTGCATGGTGCTAGGCACACAGATCCTTGAATGGAGATGCTCAGTCTCAGCGACTCAGTTCAGAATGTGCTTACTAGGAGTTCAGGGAGGGAGATGTAGCAGTTTTCCATACTTCTGCCTCAGTGTCAGGTATTCTTTCTTGCCATATTATTTATTGATTGCCTGCTGTGTGCCGGGCACATGTATATATGCTGGTGATGCATTGGTGAACAAAACGAAGTCTCTGCCTTCTTGGAGTGTACATTCCGGTGGAGAAAGACATAGGTTTTATGCCTGGTGGTAAAGAATACtgtaaaagagaataaagtagAGAAGGGGGATAGGAATGGCAGTGGTGGGtctttttagatggagtattCAGAGAAGGTCTGTCTGAGGAGCTGAAGTTTGAGCAGAGGACTGAATAGATGAGGGTGTTGGAAAGAAACGATTTTGGGCATGGTGCAAAGGCGTGCTTGAGGGACTCTCAGGAGGCTGGTGTGTGGCTGGAACTAAGTGAGGGGATGAGAGGTACTAGGAGATCACATGAGACAGTGTAAGCCACTGTAAAAGAGTCACTCCTATGACTTTTGTAGGGTGAATAAACTATAGTAATATCAATAGAAATGAACATACTTTGCATTACCATGTATCaggtattattattgtttatttttatttatttgagatagggtctctgtagcccaggctggagtgcattggcattgatcatggctcactgcagccacgacctcctgggcttaggtgatcctcccacctcagcctcccaggtagctggagcaacaggtgtatgccaccacacctggctaattttttatatttttagtagagatggggttttgccatgttgcccaggctggtctcaaactctgaatTCAgacgatctacctgcctcagcctcccaaagtgctgggattacaggtgtgagccaccacgccagcctcATTCTtattaacttgtttaatccttTCAAGAATCCTATTAGGTAGAATTATTAGGTAATTAGAATTAGGTTAAAAAGAATTAggtaattattgttttattaggTAGAATCCTATTAGGTAGAAttgttttatagatgataaaaGTAAGGGAAGTTAAACACCTTGCTCAAGGTCATTTGTGTAACAAGAATGAGTGCAGCATTTGTACTCAGGCAGTGTAGCTCTAGAGTGTGTACCCTTCTCAAGTACTCCAACATGAATGCAGAGTATTCGCACTGAGCCACAGAGGCAAGCAATCAGGAGAGTATGCATCTGAAATGGTGCTGTGGGGTGTTGAACTTGCATGGTGAGTCCCATGTGGGGTGAGCTTTCTAGAAGTATTGATTATGGCAGATTGAGATATTAAAACTCTGACACTCAGTCAGCGATACCTTGAGAAGTACTAATTTATTAATAAACTACTACTTGCTGGTGGGGGTTTGTGGAAACTCTTGCAGTTGAcaaggcaagagatgatggtgacttGGACAAGTATAGCAGAGGAGTAGAAAGAAGTggtcagggccaggcatggtagctcacgcctgtaatcccaggactttgggaagccaacatgggtggatcacaaggtcaagaatttgagaccagcctggccaacatagtgaaacaaaattagctgggcgtggtggcgggcgcctataatcccagctacttgggagactgaggcaggagaatcacttgaacctgggaggcagaggttgcagtgagccaagattgcgccactgcattccagcccaggcgacagtgcgagactccatctcaaaaaaaaaaaaaaaaaaaaaaaaaaaaaaaaaaaaaaccaagaaagaaaaaagttaccaGATtagactgggcactgtggctcatacctgtaatctcagcactttgggaggccgaggtgggtggatcacttgaggtgaggagttcgagaccagcctggacaacatggtgaaaccctgtctctattaaaaatacaaaaattagcggcatgtgcctgtaattccagctacttgggaggctgaggcaggagaatcacttaaacccggaaggcggaggttgaagtgagccaagatcgcaccactgcactccagctgtgagacagaacaagactccatctcaaaaaaaaaaaaaaaaaaaaaagtggtcagaTTCAGGGCGTGTTTCGAGGATAAGTGGTGGGTTTAATGTAGAGCTTGAGAAAAGGCCATTGTGTATGACTGACTGATGTTTGAATCCTTTATCATATCCCAGGGCTGGTCTAGGACACACACAATTGTGTGTGCCTAGGCATTCTTCCCAGTTTGTTGTGGCTGCCCTGCCCAAGCCCACATCACCTATTAGCTTCACGCCCTTCTCTCCACAGCCACCAAAACCCTCAACAGGGGCATCTCTGAGTTCATCGTGATGGCTGCAGACGCCGAGCCACTGGAGATCATTCTGCACCTCCCACTGCTTTGTGAAGACAAGAACGTGCCCTACGTGTTTGTGCGCTCCAAGCAGGCCCTGGGAAGAGCCTGTGGGGTCTCCAGGCCTGTCATCGCCTGTTCTGTCACCATCAAAGAGGGCTCGCAGCTGAAACAGCAGATCCAATCCATTCAGCAGTCCATTGAAAGGCTCTTAGTCTAAACCTATGGCCTTTGCCACGTGCTCCCTGCCCCCCTGAGGTCGTGTATCATATTGTCTGTGTTAGCATGTAGTATTTTCAGCCACTCTCTATTGTTATAAAATGTTGTAGTACTAAATCTTGTTTCTggatttttgtgttgttgttgttgtgttttacAGGGTTGttttcccccttcctttcctccctccctctgccatcCTTCATCCTTTTATCCTCCCTTTTTGGAACAAGTGTTCAGAGCAGATAGAAGCAGTGTGGTGGCACCGTTGAAAGGCAGAAAGAGCCAGGAGAAAGCTGATGGAGCCAGGATAGAGATCTTTCAGCCACTAGCTTCCTATTGTGTGCAGAGTGTGGTGGAAttaaacaccatttattaagtatccctgtgcctggcacacagaatcATTCATATGTGTTAAAGTGATCATGGGGTTTCCTTTGCACTTGGGCGATTATGTATCATTTGGGGGAGGAAGCATGTGTTCTGTGAGGTTGTTTGGCTATGTCCAAGTGTCATTTACTAATGTACCCCTGCTGTTTGCTTTTGGTAATGTGATGTTCATGTTCTCCCCCTACCCCCAACCATGGCCTTGAGGGTGGCAGGGCAGCAGCATACCAAAGAGATGTGCTGCAGGATTCCAGAGGCGGCCTGGGTGAGTGAGCCATGGGGCAGTTGACCTGGGTCTTGAAAGAGTCGGGAGTGACAAGGTCAGAGAGCATGAACTGGTGCTGGCATGAAGGATTTCAGGAAGATCATGGAGACCTGGCGGGTAGCTATAACAGACATGATGGAGTCCAAGGAAACAACCTCTCTGGTGAATGGGACTTTCTTTGGTGGACACTTGGCACCAGCTCTGAGAGCCCTTCCCCTGTGTGCTGCCACCCTGTGGGTTAGATGTACTCTCTGTCACATGAGGAGAGTGCTAGTTCATGTGTTCTCCATTCTTGTGAGCATCCTAATAAAGAAATCTATTCCATTTTGATGACAGAATGGCAGTGCCTGATTCTTAGTATCCggctaaaattgaaaagaagacatacttaGTATTATTAGAGTGGTGATAGCtgcttagacttttttttttcctttgtgaaagagattcactcttgttgcctaggttggagtgcaatggcacgatctcagctcaccgcaacctctgcctcctggcttcaagtgattctcctgcctcagcctcccaagtagctgggattacaggcatgcacgaccacgcccggcaaattttgtatttttagtagagacggggtttcaccatgttgaccaggctggtcttgaactcctgacatcaggtaatccacccatctcagcctcgcaaagcactgggattacaggtgtgagccaccacgcctggccacttaGCTTAGACTTTTTTACCAGAAGGCTATGGAAGAACTGTCTCCTCCTACCAGGTAGTTTCTGCCTTGGCAGTTCAAAACGTCATACAGACTCAACTGGAACATTGCTATCACTGGAACTGGCtttctcaacctctgtgctgttgacatttggggctggttAATTTGTTGTGGGGACTGTGCTGTGTGTTGTGTGATGTTTAGTAGCATCACTGGCCTGTACCCACTAGGTGGCAGTAGCAGCGCCCCCCACAATGaagaaatgtttccagacattgttAAATGCCCCCGGCAGTAAAATCACCCCCAATTGAGAATCACTGTTGGAGAATCAGGGTTTCTAGTAACCCTTGGCACATGCAGGACTGGTATTGGTGACTAAAGCCACTGCCCCCTCACTTGCCTCTTCTACTTACTATCTTAAAGATAAGTCCCTTGAGAGCCTAATACCTCAGGTTGAGAAATCTTCCAAGGTGCAAATAACTGGGTACCATAGTGGTCAAGTGAGAATAGATCCCCTCTTCGCCAGCTTGGACCCATATACCCCTGCTCCAGCAAGAAGCACACCAGGGGGAACCTGGGAGCCACCTTGGCCAGCTGGACCTGTTCTGTGCATCCTGGGCTGGTCATTTCTCCCAGTTTACTCCAGTGTTCTTATCACCACCCCTGaagcagttttatatttttggatgGTGGAATTTTACGCAGTGCTTACTTTTTCACAGTCGTGCATTCAGTgtttttggtcaatgacagatcACATaaatgacagtggtcccataagattataatactgtgtGTTTACTGTacttttcctatgtttagatgcacaaatgccattgtgttacagttgcctacagtgttcagtaatatgcagtacaggtttgtagcctaggtgTATGTATAGTAGGCTATTCCAtctagggtttttgtttgtttgtttgagacagtctcgccctgtcgcccaggctggagtgcagtggtgtaatctcagctcactgcaacctctgcctcctgggttcaagcgattctcctgcctcagcttcctgagtagctgggactacaggagcacgacaccacacccagctaatttttgtattcttagtagagacagtttccccttgttggtcaggatggtctcgatctcctgacctcttgatccgcccaccttggcctcccaaagtgctgggattacaggcgtgagccaccgcgcccagccggtttttgtaagtatactctatggtGTTTACACAGTGATGAAATTCCCTAACAATGCATTTTTCAGAACTTATCTCTGTcattaaataatacattactttttttttttttttttagagacagtctcgctctgtcaccaatgttggaatgcagtggagcaatcaatctcagctcactgcaacctccgcctcccgggtttaaatgattctccttcctcagcctcctgagtagctgggattacagacgcacgccaccatgcccagctaacttttgtacttttagtagagatggggttttaccatgttggccaggctggtctggaactcctgacctcaggtgatccaccctcctcagcctcccaaactggtgggattacaggcatgagccaccgcgcccggcctcttctggTTTTCAATAAGACATTAAAACAAGACATTACAGAAGGGGAAACGCTGAGAGGTAAAAGGCTCATCTTCCCACGTAACCGCAGCTTTCGATGAGTGCCATTCCAGACGTTccctctgcacctggcctagaagtAAACAGACATATGTGCATCCGTGTGTTTGTTTCACTTTTGGCCAAACGGATTCGTGTTCTCGAGCTGCTGCGGCGGCCAGAAGGCACCCGGGTGCAGCTCAGCTTAGCCCACCAGACCCTTCCGCTTATGGCTCCCAGGTCCGGGAACCCGGCCCGCCTCCTCTGTGGCGTGCATGCGCAGGCCCAGGTCCGCGCTCCGCGCCGGCTATATCGCCGCCTGGCGGATGGAAGCCCGATGGCCGCGGTAGAAGTCAAGCGCCACATGGCACTCCATGCGGATACCCAAATCCGAGGATGCCCAAGTCCCTGATGTAACATGACGCAGTATTTGCATATGAGTTACGCACGGCCTCCCGGATACTTTAAATAATACTCTAGATAATTTACGatacctaataaaatgtaaatgctatgtaaataattgtcaTACTGTATTATTTATGGAATAATGACAATTTTGtcgttgagacggagtctcgctctgtcgcccaggctggagtgcagtggcgtgatctcggctcactgcaacctccttctcccgggttcaagtgattctcctgcctcagcctcccgagtagctggaattacaggtgcatgccaccacacccggctaatttttatatttttagtagatacggggtttcgccatgtttgccaggctgctcttgaactcctgacctcaggtgatccgccctcctcggcctcccaaagtgctgggattacaggcgtgagccaccgcgtccggccggcTAATGACAACATTTAaagtctggccaggcacggtggctcacacgtgtaatcccagcattttgggaggcctgggcgggcaggtcacctaaggtcaagacttcgagagcagcctggccaacatggtgaaactccgtctctactaaaaataaaaaattagccgggcgcagtggtgtgcgcctgtaatcctagtactggggaggctgaggcaggagaatcgtgtgagcccaggaggcagatgttgcagggagccaagattgcgccacggcactccagcctgggtaacaagagcaagagTACAGATACAGccatccatttttttcccccaagttttatttatttatttatttatttatttatttatttaaagacagagtttcactgtgttgcccaggctggagtgcaatggcgcgatctcagctcactacaacctccgcctcccagattcaagcgattctcctaccttagcctccccgagtagctgggattacaggtgcacatcatcatgcccggctaattttttgtatttttagtagagatggggtttcaccatgctggccaggctggtctcaaactcctgacctcgttatccgccttccttggcctcctagtgttgggattacaggcgtgagccaacgtgcctggccccCAAATTTTTGATCCACGtaggttgaatccatggatgtgcaGCCTGCAGATGCAGAAGGCCAGCTGTACCTAGAGTGCCatgttcttttatgtattttctcattttcaccaTGTGACGCTATTATAAGAATGTGGAAGCTAAGACTCAAAAATGCCTCATAAACTGCCCAAGGTCACTTGTATATATGATGGCACTAAAACGTAAATTTGGTACATCAGCCTCATGAGCTTCCAAAGGCCTAACCAATTGCACTGGAACATGGTATTTCTTCTCTCCTGGGTGGGGGGTTCAGCAGGCAGAGAAGGCATCATTCATTTACAGAGAAGTATCACTTTGTTGCTGTTTAGCacagacctcaggtgatttgtctAACATCCACACACCTACCTGACTCTGGTAGGTGTTTGACCCCTGAACTCTCATTCTTTCCACTTTGGAAGTAGGAGGCAAAGGAGCATAGGCTTGGGCATAGTGTGCACAGCAAAGCCAGCCTGGGGCTCACTCCAGGGCTGCTCTTCACTAGCTCCAGCATCCAGGGTTGGATACCAAGGGCTCAGTGGGGCTACTCCTTGTCCTCCTATTGCAGGTGACTGGCTGTGACTTAGTGTGATTCCAATTTACCTTGGTATATTAACCCACTGTAGAATCCAGTTTCCAAACTTGCTCCATTTAAGGGCAATGGTCCAATTTCTCAACAATTTCTAAGCATCTAATGGGAGAATTATCTTCCCCTCTTGCCCACACACGtaaggaaattcaaaaaaatacagtatctcctttcaaacaaaaacaaaagcaaaaacaggttacaaaaaaaacaaaaaaccaaaaaaacaaaaaacaaaccctatAAAGCTTACAGCCAAGAATCCAAAGCTGAGAATCTCTGAAGAGGAGTAAACTGGCATGTCCTACACTCTCTTCCTCGAGGTGCTGCTCATCCTAGTCCTGAAGGACACAGGACCTGCAAACCCTTACTCACATCCTAAAAGCAGACCAACAATTCCAGatgctctccttccttccttcaggaTAATTCTTCAGAAGACAGGGAGGACAGAGCAGGGATGTAAAGGAAGAAAAGGTAAAAGACACTCCtatcctcttccccttccttaaATATTAGGACCTTTCCTCATCTTCTTGATACAGCTCCCCCAAAACACAAGAGGAGTAACTCTTCATTTCACTTATTCTGGAACCCAAATTCTCAGGGCAACAGAAAATGGGTATATTTTTGCAAGACTTAATGTTGCATTAAGAGAAATGCAGTGAGAGGGAGTTGCTGTTTACTCATGAACCAAATGGCCCCAGAACTAAAAGTGTTACCTTCTTATTGTTTCAGAAATCTGATTACACCTTAACAtgacacatttaaagaaaaacaggctAGAGGACAGAGGATAAGAATACAATCCTGCTAGGGCTTCTTATTCCCAAAATACCTTCACCTGCCCTGACCTGTCACTCTCACCCTCCCTGCTGATACTTGTTTTGTTTCCATTGTGGTGATGAGTGTTCccagggaaagagaaaattaagcTAAGTGATGGCCAGTGAGTTTTGGATGCAAGGCATACACACCTTTCTCCTTCACACGAAAGAACGGTATATAGTACAAACTTAGGGCTCTTTATTCAGGCAGTAAAGTAAGGAACAGCAAAGTGGGAGGGCTACACCATCACCATGGCAACAGAAAGCCTCAAAAACATAAAGTCCCTCAACTTATGTCGGGTAGACTCTTCCTAGCTCAGGAGAAACACATTTTAACTGGCTAAGGGCAAGGCCAGGCAGCCTGGCCACACTGTGGAAGGGCAGCTGGACGCGCGGTGTCTGGTCAGTCCTGGAAGTGCTTGGTGAGGGCTTCCAGCAGCTCCTGCTTCTTCAGCCCACTCTTCAGCCCGTAAGCCCGGCAGGCCTCTTTCAGCATGGGCACAGTGAACTTGCCCAGCGTGCCCTTGCTGATGTGGGTCTTCAGCTCCTCTTCTGAATACTCCACCTTGGGCCTTTTGCTTCCAGAACCATCATTATCTGGGGGGAAAGGTCAGGAGGGAGTGACTGGAAATGCTACAAGTGGCATCCCAGCTACATGGCACAGGGGCCCTCATATAATCTGGGCTGCAATTAACCATAAAGCTGTGATGCCAGCCTAGGACACCATGGGGAAGACTTATCTCGATAAGGCAGCTTCATTTAAAGtgcaaaataaaacacagatcaTACCTAGGAGGAAATTACAAGTAGTGTGAATGCCATCAGTTTACCCAAAACTGTTGCTCACTCTGGTAAGTCATTCCATCCTTCCTTCGAAAACCTTTTACAGGTTCatgaccagccttggcaatacagtgagaccctgcctctacaagaaataaaatcaaccggccatggtgttgtgcacctgaagtctcagctactcaggaggctgaggctggaggatcactcaagcccaggaggttgaggctacagtgaactgcgattgagccactggactccagcctgggtgactgagcaagactgtcttaaaaaaaagaaaaaacaaaaacaaaaaaaacataactTCTGTGtcatttttgagatggcgtctcactctatcaccgaggctggagtgcaatggcatggtcttgctcactgcaacctctgcctcccgggttcaagggattttcctgcctcagcctcccgggtagttgggattacaagtgtccaccaccac from Macaca thibetana thibetana isolate TM-01 chromosome 10, ASM2454274v1, whole genome shotgun sequence harbors:
- the SNU13 gene encoding NHP2-like protein 1 isoform X2 — its product is MTEADVNPKAYPLADAHLTKKLLDLVQQSCNYKQLRKGANEATKTLNRGISEFIVMAADAEPLEIILHLPLLCEDKNVPYVFVRSKQALGRACGVSRPVIACSVTIKEGSQLKQQIQSIQQSIERLLV